In the Ptychodera flava strain L36383 chromosome 23 unlocalized genomic scaffold, AS_Pfla_20210202 Scaffold_23__1_contigs__length_28996876_pilon, whole genome shotgun sequence genome, GATCATCATGATCaatatgataatgatgatgatgatgatgatcatcatcatcgtcatgatcatcatcatcactgtccaagatttacccatatttgaatttcaaatggcgCGCCCACCATCCCTGTTTAGTCAATggaaaacaatgaaattttcgatttaaaaaaaagacgGTGATATTATTTCTTACTGGAAGGGCCCTAAAATGAGCCCCATAAAaatggtagattagaaaagaattataaatttctgagagtccgaatgtctgtccccgatgcgcgatctaccttaactCATTAGCCAATTATCAATGCATGAATAACATCCAAAGTTGCggaaattaaataaaaagactGATTATAAAAAATAGGAAGAATGTAAAATTCAGTGTCTTGAAAGGGCGCACAGAATGATGGTGCAGGGTTATTGATGTTAAGAAATGTCAAATGAGATATCATATGCAGATTagaacaacaaacatttacagagGAACATGATCTATCCAGCTGTTAATTATTCATGCAAATTACATGCAGGGTGTTATTTTATTACTCAAACATTTACCTTTGGCTGTTGTTGTCTGTGGGGTTGCCGCTGTTGGAAATAAAGAATGATTTTCGTTAAACGCTTAATTTTTCTTGGCTCACGTTATCTAGGAgattatgaaaaatgaaatgttacaatatatcttaGTATCTGATAGAAAGTAGCTTACCTGTGCACGCTTTGGATCCGGCATCTGCTGCAGTTGTTCCGAACACGTTGCAGACATCGTTGTTGTTGGTGATGGTGTCGGTCGTTGTTATTTGGAGAACAGCACACAGGTGTGTGTATTTATCGCAGTTTGCAGCGTCGAGTTTCAGGGACGCGGTGGCAGCGGTGATTTTTTCAGTCGCCCCGGCACCAACGGTTTTTGAGGTTACGCCACCAGCGTCAAAGGCTGATGACTTTGTCTGGGCTGTGTCGTAGTCGTTTTTGTCCGTGAAGTAGAGTTTAACACCAGTCACAGTTCCTGGGCCGTCAGCTGCGGTCGCTTCGATTTCGAAAGTGATGGCCGTGTCCTTAGATGTGTCGTAAGTGATTGACGACGGTGTTGGTGCCGTGATGACGAAAGATGATGCTTTAGCTACGACGtctaaaaaaaatatgataaatttatattcaaaagtgtcAATCAAAGATCTACCGTTTAGAAATCCAACATTAATTGTAAGCGTTTACTCATTCCTGCTTTCATTCACTTTTGGAGCCAAATCAGAGGAAATGATGTATAGGTAACTTTTATAATGAATCATCATATtaatttctatttattttttcttgatatttttttcccacaTGTGATAACTGTGCACTGTTTTATAACTCAGTCGAAAATACACTGCCTTGATGTAACAAGCAACTGCATTGTGATTGTCAATTATTACAGGTACAGGTGTCACAGTGTGAATTAGCGTGAATAATTTGTAAGTACCTGGACATTTCTTGGTGCCCGCATGAGTATCGGCGGTTGTGCCGAAAGGTAGGCATTTGAAGTCGTCTGCTGCGTTTGTATCACCGGTCGCTGTGATCACTGCGCAGACATGGGTGTAAACCTGGCAGTTTGCAGTGTCTATCAAAACGCTTGCGACATCAGCTACCAGGTCTGTTACTTGAGTGCCTTGAGGAATGTCCTTAGCTGGAGTTAGAGTATGTTCAAAGGCACTTGATTTCACAGTATTGCTGTCTTGAAAAGCATCGCTGTTTGTGAAGTAGATACTGATCTTCGTCACTTCACCATCGTCTGCATCTCCAGTTTCTGTTGCACTCATTGTTACGCTGACAGTTTGACCACTACCTCCTGCCGTGTAGGTCAACGTGTTAACGCCCCCTATCGACAAGGCATCTACCCGTACCTCTGTCATACAAATAGAAAATCGTTTTAAGTGGACTGTGCTTTAAATATACTCGAGATAATATCaataaaggtcaaggtcataGGTAATTTTTGACTGGTTTGACTGAATTACAGCTCCTAACTGCTCAGAAACAGCGATTTTGTCACTTGATAGCAACAAAAAAGAACTTTCTTTTGCAAGAATCGTGATAAAATGTTTGTCTACTAAGACCTCAGTGGTTACTCTTAATTGAGACTGTGACAAACATCCAATATCATCGACCTGATGTTAGCACAAACA is a window encoding:
- the LOC139123925 gene encoding mucin-22-like isoform X1 yields the protein MDSRSVFFVSIWLVSLSLTEAQQVRVDALSIGGVNTLTYTAGGSGQTVSVTMSATETGDADDGEVTKISIYFTNSDAFQDSNTVKSSAFEHTLTPAKDIPQGTQVTDLVADVASVLIDTANCQVYTHVCAVITATGDTNAADDFKCLPFGTTADTHAGTKKCPDVVAKASSFVITAPTPSSITYDTSKDTAITFEIEATAADGPGTVTGVKLYFTDKNDYDTAQTKSSAFDAGGVTSKTVGAGATEKITAATASLKLDAANCDKYTHLCAVLQITTTDTITNNNDVCNVFGTTAADAGSKACTAATPQTTTAKDSASAIAAHGVLVMLLCMVTARLVI
- the LOC139123925 gene encoding mucin-22-like isoform X2, which encodes MDSRSVFFVSIWLVSLSLTEAQQVRVDALSIGGVNTLTYTAGGSGQTVSVTMSATETGDADDGEVTKISIYFTNSDAFQDSNTVKSSAFEHTLTPAKDIPQGTQVTDLVADVASVLIDTANCQVYTHVCAVITATGDTNAADDFKCLPFGTTADTHAGTKKCPDVVAKASSFVITAPTPSSITYDTSKDTAITFEIEATAADGPGTVTGVKLYFTDKNDYDTAQTKSSAFDAGGVTSKTVGAGATEKITAATASLKLDAANCDKYTHLCAVLQITTTDTITNNNDVCNVFGTTAADAGSKACTDSASAIAAHGVLVMLLCMVTARLVI